A genomic segment from Lignipirellula cremea encodes:
- a CDS encoding cytochrome-c peroxidase yields MTVCSDLSLFAEGKVVDVARSLAPLPPVQHPRENPPSAAKISLGRELFFDARLSRNDRVSCASCHEPNKGFSNGGRFGKGIRDQRSTRNVPSLINVGYSHPLFWDGRSATLEEQALLPIQNAAEMDMPLEVLEKKLHGVAEYRRQFAQVFDGAVTAARIGQALAAFQRTIVSTDTPLDRYVGGDRTALTPRATKGMQLFFGRARCSICHKGPELTDNRFHNIGTVDPEIPDDSGRRAVTGRAEDQGAFRTPQLREVARTAPYMHSGKFQTLSEVVEHYNFGGVTDTANDHRDEILEVLYLSEDEVEDLVAFLREGLTSPDPPIANP; encoded by the coding sequence ATGACAGTCTGTTCCGATCTTTCGCTGTTCGCCGAGGGAAAGGTCGTTGACGTTGCTCGCTCCCTTGCGCCGCTTCCGCCCGTCCAGCACCCACGCGAGAATCCGCCCTCGGCGGCAAAAATTTCACTTGGGCGCGAGTTGTTTTTCGACGCCCGACTGTCGCGAAACGATCGTGTGTCGTGCGCCAGTTGTCACGAGCCGAACAAGGGGTTCAGCAATGGCGGGCGTTTCGGCAAGGGCATTCGAGACCAACGCTCAACGCGGAACGTTCCCAGCTTGATCAACGTCGGTTACAGTCATCCACTGTTCTGGGACGGGCGGTCTGCGACGCTTGAAGAACAAGCGCTGCTTCCCATTCAAAACGCGGCCGAGATGGATATGCCTTTGGAAGTCTTGGAAAAGAAGCTCCATGGCGTTGCCGAGTATCGGAGACAATTTGCGCAGGTTTTCGACGGCGCCGTGACGGCCGCCCGCATCGGCCAGGCACTGGCCGCTTTTCAGCGGACCATTGTCTCCACAGACACGCCTTTGGATCGTTATGTGGGCGGTGATCGTACAGCGCTCACGCCGCGGGCGACGAAAGGAATGCAGCTGTTCTTCGGACGGGCGCGGTGTTCGATCTGCCACAAAGGGCCGGAGCTGACGGACAATCGATTTCACAACATCGGCACGGTCGATCCGGAGATTCCCGACGACTCCGGTCGCCGCGCTGTCACGGGACGCGCTGAGGACCAAGGCGCCTTTCGCACGCCGCAACTACGGGAAGTCGCCCGCACTGCGCCCTACATGCATAGCGGCAAATTCCAGACGCTGAGCGAAGTTGTTGAACACTACAATTTTGGCGGCGTCACCGACACAGCGAATGATCATCGCGACGAGATACTCGAAGTGCTATATTTGAGCGAAGACGAAGTCGAGGATCTGGTCGCGTTTTTGCGGGAAGGACTCACCAGTCCCGATCCGCCAATCGCCAACCCCTAA
- a CDS encoding YncE family protein: MRLRKLLALLAILGGCCPLAAAEETVKRQVYVTSRDGAGGHGEKGIYVYDIDNDHKLVRFIALPKLEGTRGACACAATDKMWISHGNEKVLCLDLKTDKIVWEVQYAKEEGGADRIGVTPDGRKLYVPSGWWSGDNHVKVVDAETGELLKKIKVAPNGGLHNLIVTHDGQRVVVGSTREDMLSVIDTKTDEVMQRVGPIIGVIQPLTINGAGTTAYINTHLYREGHGPGFEIGDIASGKILHVVGRPDLAERTSRCHGIGLTPDESEVWVVDQGYKELHIFDNTVSPPKFKQVIPMAAKTHGWICFSRDGRYAWCDTGEVFDAAAKKLVAQWTDQPDGKGDPVMSSKFFEVHFRGDDAVFVGQQMGVGYVGAAEGSSP, encoded by the coding sequence ATGAGGCTCAGAAAGTTGCTCGCCTTATTGGCGATCCTGGGCGGTTGTTGTCCGTTGGCCGCGGCCGAGGAGACCGTCAAGCGGCAGGTCTATGTCACCTCGCGAGACGGCGCCGGCGGTCACGGCGAAAAAGGCATCTACGTTTACGATATCGACAACGATCACAAGCTGGTGCGGTTTATCGCACTGCCGAAACTCGAAGGAACGCGCGGGGCGTGCGCTTGCGCTGCGACGGACAAAATGTGGATCAGCCACGGCAACGAGAAAGTGCTTTGCCTGGATTTGAAAACCGACAAGATCGTGTGGGAAGTTCAATATGCCAAAGAGGAAGGCGGGGCCGATCGGATCGGCGTTACGCCCGACGGCCGGAAACTGTACGTGCCCAGCGGCTGGTGGAGCGGCGACAATCATGTCAAGGTCGTCGACGCAGAAACCGGCGAACTGCTCAAGAAAATCAAAGTGGCGCCCAACGGCGGTTTGCACAACTTAATTGTTACGCACGATGGCCAGCGGGTCGTGGTTGGCTCGACGCGCGAGGACATGCTTTCGGTAATTGATACCAAGACGGATGAAGTCATGCAGCGCGTCGGTCCGATCATCGGCGTGATCCAGCCCTTGACGATCAATGGCGCGGGAACGACCGCGTACATCAACACCCATCTGTATCGGGAAGGCCACGGCCCGGGCTTTGAGATTGGCGATATCGCGTCGGGCAAGATCCTGCACGTTGTCGGGCGCCCCGACCTGGCCGAGCGAACGTCGCGTTGCCACGGTATCGGGCTGACGCCGGATGAAAGTGAAGTCTGGGTCGTCGATCAGGGTTACAAGGAGCTGCACATCTTCGACAACACGGTCTCGCCGCCCAAGTTCAAACAAGTGATTCCCATGGCGGCCAAGACCCACGGCTGGATCTGCTTCAGCCGCGACGGTCGCTACGCCTGGTGCGACACGGGCGAAGTGTTTGACGCCGCCGCCAAAAAGCTCGTGGCTCAATGGACCGATCAACCGGACGGCAAAGGCGACCCGGTGATGAGCAGCAAGTTTTTTGAAGTTCACTTCCGCGGCGATGACGCGGTCTTCGTCGGCCAACAGATGGGGGTCGGTTATGTCGGAGCGGCCGAAGGATCGTCGCCCTAG